A window of Thermoproteus sp. genomic DNA:
GCCTCGAAGAGGAGCACCGCCGCCGGCGCCTCGTAGACCTCTCTGCTCTTGAAGCCCACCAGCCTGTTCTCTATGTGGTCTATCCTGCCGACTCCGTGCAATCCGCCGGTGTTGTTGAGGGCCTTGATTATGGAGAGCATGTCCATCCGTTCGCCGTTTATGGCCGTGGGGAGCCCGGCCTTGAACTCCAGCTCTATGTAGGCCGGCTGGTCGGGCGCCCTCTCCGGCGATATGGTCCACTTGAAGGCGTCTTCCGGCGGCTCGGCCTTCTGGTCGTCGACGGGCCCGCCCTCTATGGAGCGGGTCCAGAGGTTTTCGTCTATGCTGTACTTCTTGTGGGCCTCCGGTATTGGTATGCCGTGCCTCCTGGCGTATTCCACCTCCTGTTCCCTCCCCATGCCCCACACCCTGGCGGGAGCCAACACGGCCAGGTCCGGCGCCAAGGCCTTCGCGGTCACGTCGAAACGGACTTGGTCGTTGCCCTTGCTGGTGCTTCCGTGGGCTATGGCGTCCGCCCCTTCGCGCCTCGCCACCTCTACGGTCTTGGCCACGATCAGCGGCCTCGCCAAGGCGGTCCCCAGCGGGTATTTGCCTTCATACATGGCGTTCATCAAAACGGCCCTTCCGACATACTCCTCGGCGAATTCCCTCTTGGCGTCTATGGTGTAGTGTTTGACAGCCCCAGCCTTATAGGCCCTCGTCTCCACCTCGGAGAAGTCCTCCTCCTGCCCCACATCGACCGTGACTGTGATAACTTCGGCGTTATATTTCTCGGAGAGCCATTTTATTGCGACCGTAGTGTCGAGGCCGCCGGAATATGCGAGGACTATCTTGCCTATTCTACTCGCCCCGAGGGCATGAGGCGCCTGGAGCCTCCCTTTATAAATTTAATCTACGAACGCCGACGCCGTGCCGAATTTGACCCCCACGGCCTCGAAGGAGTAGTACCACCTAGGCGGCACCTTCAACTCTATTAGCTCTGGGGCGTCTTGAGTTGTGTCTCCGCCGACGCGCTTCACGGCGACCACTTGCGGAGTCTGGCCGGGCCCCACTGCGGCCTTTACGACTCCGGGCGTCCCCGGCGTGGAGGCATATACGGGCAACAAGATGCGTATCTCGAAGGGATATGGATTCCTATAGACGGCGCCGGGCTCCGGCGGGTTCGGCGAGAGTTGTGGTTGTGCCTGGTTTAATAGGAAGCCCGATATGTAGGAACTCTCGGCTCTCAAATAGCCTTCGATGAACGGCGAGAAGAAGTAGGAACCTTGTTGTTTCGCAGTTATATAGCTGCCCTCCATATTTATATAAATTGAGATCGGCGTCTGGGCGTCGTTAATTATCGCGTTGGGCGTCGCGTCTGGGAAGTAGACGCCGTACATATTCAGAAAGGCGCTGGTCGCGCCTATATTGGGGTTCGGCATGATATGGATAGCTCCGCTGTTGAAATACGCCCCGTGTAGGTTGAACGTGGCCGGATCGCCGTAGCCCGGCATTAAGTAGAGGTCTTGAAACGGGCCGAAGACCGTGCCGAAGAAGTTGTACTGTTGTGCGCTGACCACGCCGCCGCCTAGCCACCTCCCCCCGAAGTCGCTGGCCGCGCCATAAGGTATCAAATGCCTTATACAGGGGGTGGTGCTCCCCGCCCACCTCTCGTTCTCTACAAACACGGCGATCAACGAGATGTCTTCATTTCCGTCTAGCGAGAGGCAGGAGGGCGTAGTAGTCACGTTTCTCGATTTTATATCGACGGCGAAGAGGACAGACCCCGTCGAGTCCTCCTTCATCGACAGATCTATCGGCACCGCGGACGTAGGCCCCTCGTAGTAGGCTAGAAACCTCAACTTGGAGATGATTATCCTCTTGTAGGGGACCGAGTGGTTTGCATATTCCAACAACTTGTCAGCAAACCCTGGGGCGTTCGTTATGACGCTCTGCATCTCGCCCTCTAGGACGAAGCCGCCGCTTAGGTCGTCCTGGAAGGCCGCTGGAATTTTCACGGTCTTGCTCACTTTATATACGCCGGGCCTTATCTTTACCTGTTTTATAGATCTATCCACTGAGTAGTCTATCGCCTCTTGTATACAAGCCGTATCGCTAT
This region includes:
- a CDS encoding argininosuccinate synthase; protein product: MVLAYSGGLDTTVAIKWLSEKYNAEVITVTVDVGQEEDFSEVETRAYKAGAVKHYTIDAKREFAEEYVGRAVLMNAMYEGKYPLGTALARPLIVAKTVEVARREGADAIAHGSTSKGNDQVRFDVTAKALAPDLAVLAPARVWGMGREQEVEYARRHGIPIPEAHKKYSIDENLWTRSIEGGPVDDQKAEPPEDAFKWTISPERAPDQPAYIELEFKAGLPTAINGERMDMLSIIKALNNTGGLHGVGRIDHIENRLVGFKSREVYEAPAAVLLFEAHRDLEKLVLTPRELRFKHHLLDPTWADLVYQGLWVEPLRDALEASAREMEKWVEGWVKLKLYKGSVQVVARDSPYGAYSKEIADYSAGWYPTDEEARGFIEMWSLHSLTVLEKRKQQIYKK